Proteins from a genomic interval of Vibrio casei:
- the otnI gene encoding 2-oxo-tetronate isomerase — protein MAQFAANLTMLFTEVPFLERFEKAHNAGFKAVEFLFPYAFERHVLSQKLEQYGLEQALFNMPPGNWDAGERGFAAIPGREHEFKESVDIALTYAKALNCKKVHAMSGLIDERFSYEKHVNTFIQNIRYAADAFAKHGIELMIEPLNNRDVPNYFVANQRVAVELIKQVDRPNVKLQLDLYHAQIMDGDLTHLIQDLALYTGHIQIASIPERHEPSEGEVNYPYLFNILDKSGYKGWIGCEYNPKNKTEDGLAWVQPYL, from the coding sequence ATGGCTCAATTTGCAGCAAATCTCACTATGCTATTTACCGAAGTGCCTTTTTTAGAGCGTTTTGAAAAAGCCCACAACGCTGGCTTTAAAGCCGTTGAGTTCTTATTTCCTTATGCTTTTGAGAGACACGTTTTGTCTCAAAAACTCGAACAATATGGATTGGAACAAGCCCTCTTTAATATGCCGCCTGGGAACTGGGATGCCGGTGAACGAGGTTTTGCGGCGATTCCTGGTCGTGAACATGAATTCAAAGAAAGTGTCGACATTGCGCTTACTTATGCCAAGGCTCTTAACTGTAAAAAAGTGCATGCGATGTCGGGATTAATCGATGAACGTTTTTCTTATGAAAAGCACGTGAACACTTTTATTCAAAATATTCGTTATGCAGCAGACGCTTTTGCCAAGCACGGCATAGAGCTGATGATTGAGCCATTAAATAACCGGGATGTCCCAAACTATTTTGTCGCAAACCAAAGAGTGGCCGTTGAGTTAATCAAACAAGTCGATCGACCCAATGTAAAACTGCAGCTCGATCTCTATCATGCTCAAATCATGGATGGCGACCTAACCCATTTAATTCAAGATCTCGCCCTTTATACCGGGCACATACAAATCGCCTCTATACCAGAAAGACACGAACCATCAGAAGGTGAAGTTAATTACCCTTACCTATTTAATATCTTGGATAAATCTGGATACAAGGGCTGGATTGGCTGTGAATACAACCCAAAAAATAAAACCGAAGACGGATTAGCTTGGGTACAACCGTACCTATAA
- the otnC gene encoding 3-oxo-tetronate 4-phosphate decarboxylase codes for MNENELRLQMVNLARSMFERGYATGGAGNLSLKLPNGHFLATPTGSSFGRLVADELSVVDKGGNHISGKRPSKEVAFHLAIYEKDPNCNAIVHLHSTYLTALSCLENLDHSNAIKAFTPYYVMRVGELPVVEYFRPGSPRIAEELSKLAGKYRAFLLANHGPIITGTDFLDAVDNAEELEETAKLAFLLHGKNIRYLTDEEVMDLKGRGK; via the coding sequence ATGAACGAAAATGAATTAAGACTACAAATGGTTAACCTAGCTCGTTCAATGTTTGAACGTGGCTACGCCACTGGCGGAGCAGGAAATCTGTCACTCAAGTTACCCAATGGCCATTTTCTAGCAACGCCGACAGGTTCGTCATTTGGCCGATTAGTTGCTGATGAGCTTTCTGTGGTAGATAAAGGAGGAAACCATATTTCAGGTAAACGCCCTTCCAAAGAAGTGGCCTTTCATTTGGCTATTTATGAAAAAGATCCGAACTGCAATGCTATTGTGCATTTGCATTCAACCTACCTTACCGCGCTTTCATGCTTAGAAAATTTAGATCATAGCAATGCCATTAAAGCCTTTACGCCCTATTACGTAATGCGTGTTGGTGAGCTGCCAGTCGTGGAATATTTCCGCCCAGGTTCTCCACGAATTGCCGAAGAACTCTCTAAATTAGCGGGGAAATATCGTGCTTTCTTATTAGCAAACCATGGCCCAATTATTACAGGCACCGACTTTCTTGATGCCGTTGATAACGCAGAAGAATTAGAAGAAACAGCAAAACTGGCATTTCTATTACATGGAAAAAACATTCGTTATTTAACAGATGAAGAAGTCATGGATTTAAAAGGGAGAGGAAAATAA
- the otnK gene encoding 3-oxo-tetronate kinase, whose translation MLLGVIADDFTGATDIAGFLVENGMRTIQVNGVPSQPLEINADAVVVSLKSRSCPTEQAITDSLQALEWLKQQGCQQFYFKYCSTFDSTAQGNIGPVTDALLNALNEDFTIVCPALPVNGRTVFNGHLFVMGQLLSESGMRHHPVTPMTDSNLIHLMNAQSQGETGLVNYQTIEQGVSHIQARFTQLKTEGKRYAVVDAFKAEHLDAIGASITKLKLITGGSGLAAGIAKNWGEHLQDQTDAKQAGYPHKAATVIFSGSCSVMTNKQVNAYKDKAPHFAINIDQCLNQESYSDEVFDWVRSHLDQEMAPMVYATADASDLRNIQQQYGAQASSEAVEQLFSQLAIKLQTFGVRNFIVAGGETSGVVTQSLQVDGFHIGPQIAPGVPWVKSINSDLSLALKSGNFGNEAFFTAAQEYFK comes from the coding sequence ATGTTATTAGGTGTCATTGCAGACGATTTTACTGGTGCGACTGATATTGCGGGTTTCTTAGTTGAAAACGGGATGCGTACTATTCAAGTCAACGGCGTTCCCTCTCAACCTTTAGAGATCAATGCGGATGCGGTCGTGGTGAGCTTGAAATCTCGCTCTTGCCCAACCGAGCAAGCCATTACGGATTCACTTCAAGCGCTTGAATGGCTTAAGCAACAGGGTTGTCAGCAATTTTATTTTAAATATTGTTCTACTTTTGATAGTACCGCCCAAGGCAATATTGGCCCTGTCACGGATGCCCTGCTGAATGCATTAAATGAAGATTTCACCATTGTTTGTCCAGCCCTCCCTGTTAATGGCCGTACTGTTTTTAACGGACACTTATTTGTTATGGGGCAACTTTTAAGCGAATCAGGTATGCGTCATCACCCTGTCACACCGATGACGGATTCAAATTTAATCCATTTAATGAATGCGCAATCACAAGGTGAAACCGGGCTCGTTAATTACCAAACCATTGAACAAGGTGTTAGCCATATTCAAGCTCGTTTTACCCAATTAAAAACGGAAGGAAAGCGCTATGCAGTGGTTGATGCATTCAAAGCCGAGCATTTAGATGCAATTGGAGCGTCGATTACTAAGTTAAAACTCATCACTGGCGGTTCAGGTTTAGCGGCAGGCATTGCCAAAAACTGGGGCGAACATTTACAAGATCAAACCGATGCAAAGCAAGCAGGCTATCCACATAAAGCCGCGACCGTGATTTTCTCTGGATCGTGTTCGGTGATGACCAATAAACAAGTAAATGCTTATAAAGACAAAGCCCCACATTTCGCGATTAATATTGATCAATGCTTAAACCAAGAAAGCTACAGCGATGAAGTATTTGATTGGGTGAGAAGTCATTTGGATCAAGAAATGGCTCCGATGGTCTACGCCACAGCCGATGCCAGCGACTTAAGAAATATTCAACAACAATATGGCGCACAAGCATCAAGTGAAGCCGTCGAACAACTTTTCAGTCAATTGGCCATTAAACTTCAAACCTTTGGTGTTCGTAACTTTATCGTCGCCGGTGGTGAAACCTCTGGCGTGGTCACTCAAAGCCTGCAAGTTGACGGATTTCATATTGGCCCACAAATCGCTCCGGGTGTGCCTTGGGTGAAATCAATCAATAGCGATCTTTCCCTCGCCCTTAAATCTGGCAATTTCGGAAACGAAGCCTTTTTCACGGCCGCTCAGGAGTATTTTAAATGA